Below is a genomic region from Mesorhizobium sp..
GTGCGCGGCGCGTGCCTTCCGGATAGATGATCAACTGGCGCGGATTGCGCCCCATCTCCTTGTTGGTGGCCGCGATCACCGCCTTCAGCGCGATCGACCGCTTGCCCCGGTCGACCGGAATCATGCGCATCTTGGCGATATACCAGCCGAAGAACGGGATCCACATCAGCTCGCGCTTGAGGATGTAGAGCGGATCCTGAAGGTAGGGGAAGAAGGCGATGGCATCCCAGAAGGACTGGTGCTTCGGGGCCAGGATGAACGGCCCTTCGGGCAGGTTTTCCATGCCGGTGATCTCGGCGTCGGTGCCGGCGAGCCATTTCTGCAGCCACAGACTCGAGCGGGACCAGAATTTCGGTACGAACCAGGCGAGGTGGCGCGGCGCCAGGAAGTAGAAAGGAGTCCAGACGATCATCTGAACGATCAGGTTCAGATAGAACGCGAGATTGAACACTACGGAACGGATGACGGTCATCTTGCTCCAGCCGGAAGAACCTCGCCGTGGTTACACCAGCCGGCGCAAAACGCAACGCCGCCGGGCTTAGAGCAATGTCCGATCAGGCAGAACGGTTCAACCTGATCGGACATTGCTCTAGTTCAGACTGCGGGCATTGACCAATTCGACGTCGCCCGGTGCGGCGGGATGGGAGAGCGGCACGCGGGCGAGCGCGGCGAGGAACTTGGTGTATTCGGTGAAGAGGACGCGGATCGCCTCGGGTTTGGTCAGCCAGCTGCCGCGGTCGAGGCGCGAGTTGACCACCGGATAGGGCTGAAGATCCTCCTGGTCGAGCAGCCGGCGCATCTCCAGCATCGTGCGCGGCATATGGTAGTTGTTGGTGACGAGGATGACGCTGTCATAAGCGTGGCCGCGCACCCATTTGGCGCTCTCTTCGGCGTTGCCGATCGTATCGAGCGCGGCATGGTCGATGTCCACGCAGCAGGCGAACAGGCCGCGGTCGCCGCCCGTCGCGGCGCGAAGATCCTCGCGTTTCGCCATCGGGTTGACGCCGCTGATCAGCAGCCGCTTGCCCTTGCCGGAGCGCAGCAGGTCGACGGCGACATCGATGCGCGACTGGCCGCCCGTCACGACGATGATGGCGTCGGCCTGGCGCACCTGCTGCGGCGCGGAAAGGCCGCCGATATGACTGGCAAAGACGGCGAAACCGGCAAGGAACAGCAGACAGGCACCGAACGCGCCGGCGATCAGCCAGCGCGCTGTCTGCCATGGACCGCGCTCAACGAAGCCGGTCACCGCGCCGGGCGGCTCCTGATCGGAATACCCCGTCATTGCACTCCCATGGTTAGTCCCGAATCAGCTCCTTGAACAGAGAGGAGCGGATATGACGCAGGGGAACGTCTTGCGTGGCAACCGGGTTCCCGGAGAAAGCCGTCACGCATCCCCGTGCCCGGGCATGTCGATGTCGTGGAGATAGGAAACGACGGTGATGTGCGACGTGGCCGCGGTGAGGACGGCCACCAGGCCGACGATTACCGCCACACCGAGATAGCCGGCGGCGCCGATTGCGAAATTGCCGAAAAGCGCTGCCGCCTGGTCGGCTTCGGGTGTCGCCATGTTGCGCGACGACCACCAGCCGAAGACGATGAAGACCACCGTTGCCGCCAATCCGCCCGCGGCCGCCCCCTTGGCTCCCGTCAACAGGAAATGATGCCGGAATTCCGCCGCGATGAAACTCGATTCGGCGCCGACGAAATGCAGGACTTCGATGATCTGCCCGTTGCCGGCCATGGCGCCGCGCGTGGCGAAGACGACGGTGAGCACGGTGGCGGCGAGGATCAGGCCGAGCGTGGCGATGCCGATGGCAACCGTGGTCCGCGCCATCGAGACGAGCCGGTCGATCCAGGTACGATGATCGTCGAGCTTGGCGCCTGACACGTCCTTGGCAAGCGCCGCGCGGATCGCGGCGAAATCGGGGGGCGAGGTCTCGTCAATGGTGACGATGACCAATCGCGGCACCGGAAGTTCGTCGAGGTCTATTCCTTCGCCGAGCCAGGGCGAGAGCAGCCGGGCGGTGGCCTCGCGATCGACGATGCGGGCTCCCTTTACCCCCGGGAAATCGATGACGATTTCCTGGACGGCGGCGAGCGCCGCCTCCATGTCGAGGCCATCGGCCGGTTTGATCTGGATCGTCGCTTCGCGCGAGATCTGGCTCTGCCACATGCCGGCCGTGTCGCGGACCAGCGTGACCGCGCCGAGCGTCAGGCAGGAGAGGAAGGTCATGATCGCGATGACGATTACCAGCGCGTTGCCCGACACGGTCCGGGCGGGAACGATCGGCTGCATTTTCCGAGGCGCGGCTTCGGTCCGGGTTCGGGCGGATTTCGCGGCGACGGGCTCAGTCATGGATGTCCAGCCGTCCACCGGCGAGGATCATGCGGCGGGCGTCCACCTGCTCCATCAGTCCGAGATCGTGAGTGGCAATGACCACGGCCGTGCCCGAACGGTTGAGCTCGATGAAGAGGCGCAGCAGACGGCGGGCGAGCGGCGGATCGACATTGCCAGTCGGTTCGTCGGCAAGCAGGATCTGCGGCTGCTCGATGAGCGCGCGCGCGATCGCCGCACGTTGCTTCTCGCCGCCCGACAGCACCGGCGGCAACACATGCATGCGCTCGCCCAGCCCGACCCATTTGAGCAGTTCCACGACGTCGCCGCGATAGGTGCCCTCCTCCTTGCCGCGTACGCGCAGCGGCAGCGCCACGTTTTCGTAGGTGGTCATGTGGTCGAGCAGGCGGAAATCCTGGAAGACCACGCCGATCCGCCTTCTCAGCGCCGGCAGGTCGCGCTGGGCGATGCGCGCCCGATCCTTGCCGAAGACGGTGATCAGTCCGCGCGTAGGCTTCAGCGACATGAACAGCAGGCGCAGCAGAGTAGTCTTCCCGGCGCCCGATGGTCCGCTGAGGAACTGGAAGGATTTCGGCGGGATATGGAAGGAGATGTCGCGGAGAATCTCCGGTCCCATTCCATAGCGCAGGCCGACATTCTCGAAACGGATCAAGGCTCGTTCCCGGACAACAACGCGGCGAAGCAGTCGCCTCGACCATTCGTCCCGCATGGTTAATGCGGAGTTAAATTTGCGCCCGAGAAGCCGAATGGTTGCGAAGCATTAACCATTTGACGCTACCCCGAACGAAGCGTCCGGAAAGGGCAAACGCAAGAGGATGGCAGCGCCTGATGGGCGACCCGACGAACATGCCGCCGCTCTCCGGCGAAATCATGGCTGGCGATCCGCCGCGCGGGGGACAACCCCAGGGCGCGGCCGCCGACGCGGTAGACGCGGATTTCGTGACCATTCCCCGCAGCCCGGCAATTCCGTCGACGAACGCCCCCCCGGGTGCGGAGAACGTGCTTGCCCGACCGTCGCCGCCGCTCACCGGCATGGATCTTCTCAAGGAGACGTCCGTGCCCGCCAACCGCTCCCGCCGCGCAGGCATCGGCTTCTGGGCTACCGGTCTCACCGCCGCCGCCGCTGCCTTCTGGATGTCAGGCGGCCACACGCTGTCGCGCCACCTTCCCGTCATTCGGGGCGAACCCGAGACGGTGCGGATCGCCGGCCTCACCTCGCGGATCGCCGCCACCGCCACGGGCCCTCGACTGTTCATCGACGGCGAAGTGCGCAACACTGCGCGCGGCGGCATCGCTTCGCCGGAGCTGACGATCGACGTGACCGCAGCGGACGGCGTGGTGACCCGCTACAGGCTGGCGACCGGCGCAGGCCGAATGGCCTCCGGCGAAACGCGGCGCTTTTCCAGCCGACTCGACGCGCCGGAATCGGGCGTGCGGACGGTCGCCGTGATGATCGACAGGAAAGGACGGGACTGATGCCGATCGTTCGAGGCAAGGAGATCGAG
It encodes:
- a CDS encoding 1-acyl-sn-glycerol-3-phosphate acyltransferase — its product is MTVIRSVVFNLAFYLNLIVQMIVWTPFYFLAPRHLAWFVPKFWSRSSLWLQKWLAGTDAEITGMENLPEGPFILAPKHQSFWDAIAFFPYLQDPLYILKRELMWIPFFGWYIAKMRMIPVDRGKRSIALKAVIAATNKEMGRNPRQLIIYPEGTRRAPGDVPDYKYGIVELYSGLNVPVVPVAHMAGLYWPRRKFLRFPGTIKARFLPAIPAGLPKEEFHQRLIHETEAACDAFLVEIATGPNPPPMPPTAQRRLKELGVPLPAQD
- a CDS encoding YdcF family protein; this translates as MTGYSDQEPPGAVTGFVERGPWQTARWLIAGAFGACLLFLAGFAVFASHIGGLSAPQQVRQADAIIVVTGGQSRIDVAVDLLRSGKGKRLLISGVNPMAKREDLRAATGGDRGLFACCVDIDHAALDTIGNAEESAKWVRGHAYDSVILVTNNYHMPRTMLEMRRLLDQEDLQPYPVVNSRLDRGSWLTKPEAIRVLFTEYTKFLAALARVPLSHPAAPGDVELVNARSLN
- a CDS encoding ABC transporter permease, translating into MTEPVAAKSARTRTEAAPRKMQPIVPARTVSGNALVIVIAIMTFLSCLTLGAVTLVRDTAGMWQSQISREATIQIKPADGLDMEAALAAVQEIVIDFPGVKGARIVDREATARLLSPWLGEGIDLDELPVPRLVIVTIDETSPPDFAAIRAALAKDVSGAKLDDHRTWIDRLVSMARTTVAIGIATLGLILAATVLTVVFATRGAMAGNGQIIEVLHFVGAESSFIAAEFRHHFLLTGAKGAAAGGLAATVVFIVFGWWSSRNMATPEADQAAALFGNFAIGAAGYLGVAVIVGLVAVLTAATSHITVVSYLHDIDMPGHGDA
- the ftsE gene encoding cell division ATP-binding protein FtsE, producing the protein MIRFENVGLRYGMGPEILRDISFHIPPKSFQFLSGPSGAGKTTLLRLLFMSLKPTRGLITVFGKDRARIAQRDLPALRRRIGVVFQDFRLLDHMTTYENVALPLRVRGKEEGTYRGDVVELLKWVGLGERMHVLPPVLSGGEKQRAAIARALIEQPQILLADEPTGNVDPPLARRLLRLFIELNRSGTAVVIATHDLGLMEQVDARRMILAGGRLDIHD